One genomic segment of Scylla paramamosain isolate STU-SP2022 chromosome 9, ASM3559412v1, whole genome shotgun sequence includes these proteins:
- the LOC135103850 gene encoding retinoic acid receptor RXR-alpha-B-like isoform X1 yields the protein MIMIKKEKPVMSVSSIIHGSQQRPWTPGEFGCGTIQAPAPPPLPPFVSPLQGVDIGMSGSLDRQSPLSVAPDTVSLLSPAPSFSNANGGPASPSISTSPFTIGSSNTTSLSTSPTQYPPSHPLSGSKHLCSICGDRASGKHYGVYSCEGCKGFFKRTVRKDLTYACREERSCTIDKRQRNRCQYCRYQKCLSMGMKREAVQVGAVEEERQRTKGDKGDGDTESSCGAISDMPIASIREAELSVDPIDEQPLDQGVRPSNLCQVPLAAPETIDISEKSSFALPFHSVSEVNNVNPVQDVVSNICQAADRHLVQLVEWAKHIPHFTDLPIEDQVVLLKAGWNELLIASFSHRSMGVEDGIVLATGLVVHRSSAHQAGVGAIFDRVLSELVSKMKEMKMDKTELGCLRAIVLFNPDAKGVTCCSDVEILREKVYAALEEYTRTTYPDEPGRFPKLLLRLPSLRSIGLKCLEYLFFFKLIGDTPLDSYLMKMLVDNPSPSNTSPTS from the exons atgatTATGATCAAGAAAGAGAAGCCAGTTATGTCCGTTTCTTCCATCATCCACGGATCCCAGCAGCGGCCTTGGACTCCAG GTGAGTTTGGCTGTGGGACCATTCAggcgccagcaccaccaccactgcctccattTGTATCTCCACTGCAAG GTGTGGATATCGGCATGTCCGGCTCCCTGGATCGCCAGTCCCCCCTCAGCGTGGCGCCAGACACCgtgtcccttctctcccctgcGCCCAGCTTCTCCAATGCCAATGGTGGACCGGCATCacccag CATATCAACATCTCCCTTCACCATTGGCTCAAGCAACACCACCAGCTTGAGCACCTCCCCAACCCAGTACCCCCCAAGCCACCCACTGTCTGGCTCCAAGCACCTCTGCTCCATATGTGGTGACCGGGCCTCAGGCAAACACTATGGCGTGTACAG TTGTGAAGGCTGCAAAGGATTCTTCAAGCGGACAGTGCGCAAGGACCTGACATATGCTTGTCGGGAAGAGAGATCATGCACCATCGACAAGAGACAGAGGAACCGTTGCCAGTATTGCCGGTACCAGAAGTGCTTGTCCAtggggatgaagagagaagcGGTCCAGGTAGGGGCAGTAGAG GAGGAGCGTCAGAGGACAAAAGGTGACAAAGGAGACGGGGACACAGAATCCTCCTGTGGCGCCATCTCGGACATGCCCATTGCCAGCATCCGGGAGGCTGAGCTCAGCGTGGATCCCATCGACGAGCAGCCACTGGACCAAGGGGTGAGGCCTTCCAACCTTTGTCAAGTTCCACTCGCAGCACCTGAGACCATTGATATAAGTGAAAAGAGTAGCTTTGCATTACCTTTTCATTCTGTCAGTGAAGTTAACAACGTTAATCCAGTG CAGGATGTGGTAAGCAATATCTGCCAGGCAGCTGATCGACATCTGGTGCAGCTGGTGGAGTGGGCCAAACATATCCCACACTTCACAGACCTTCCCATAGAAGACCAAGTTGTATTACTCAAGGCTG GCTGGAATGAGTTGCTCATTGCTTCATTCTCACACCGCAGCATGGGAGTAGAGGATGGCATTGTGCTGGCCACAGGCCTTGTG GTGCACAGAAGTAGTGCTCACCAGGCTGGGGTGGGAGCCATATTTGACCGTGTCTTGTCTGAGCTGGTGTCcaagatgaaagaaatgaagatggaTAAGACAGAATTGGGTTGTCTCCGCGCCATTGTCCTGTTCAACCCAG ATGCCAAAGGAGTGACCTGCTGCAGCGATGTGGAGATCCTGCGTGAGAAAGTGTATGCTGCCCTTGAGGAGTACACACGCACCACCTACCCAGATGAGCCCGGCCGCTTCCCCAAGCTGCTGCTCCGACTCCCTTCACTCAGGTCCATTGGACTCAAGTGTCTTGaatacctcttcttcttcaag CTCATTGGAGATACACCCCTGGATAGCTACTTGATGAAGATGCTGGTGGACAATCCAAGTCCCAGCAACACTTCCCCCACCAGCTAG
- the LOC135103850 gene encoding retinoic acid receptor RXR-alpha-B-like isoform X9, translating to MIMIKKEKPVMSVSSIIHGSQQRPWTPGEFGCGTIQAPAPPPLPPFVSPLQGVDIGMSGSLDRQSPLSVAPDTVSLLSPAPSFSNANGGPASPSISTSPFTIGSSNTTSLSTSPTQYPPSHPLSGSKHLCSICGDRASGKHYGVYSCEGCKGFFKRTVRKDLTYACREERSCTIDKRQRNRCQYCRYQKCLSMGMKREAVQVGAVEEERQRTKGDKGDGDTESSCGAISDMPIASIREAELSVDPIDEQPLDQGQDVVSNICQAADRHLVQLVEWAKHIPHFTDLPIEDQVVLLKAGWNELLIASFSHRSMGVEDGIVLATGLVVHRSSAHQAGVGAIFDRVLSELVSKMKEMKMDKTELGCLRAIVLFNPDAKGVTCCSDVEILREKVYAALEEYTRTTYPDEPGRFPKLLLRLPSLRSIGLKCLEYLFFFKLIGDTPLDSYLMKMLVDNPSPSNTSPTS from the exons atgatTATGATCAAGAAAGAGAAGCCAGTTATGTCCGTTTCTTCCATCATCCACGGATCCCAGCAGCGGCCTTGGACTCCAG GTGAGTTTGGCTGTGGGACCATTCAggcgccagcaccaccaccactgcctccattTGTATCTCCACTGCAAG GTGTGGATATCGGCATGTCCGGCTCCCTGGATCGCCAGTCCCCCCTCAGCGTGGCGCCAGACACCgtgtcccttctctcccctgcGCCCAGCTTCTCCAATGCCAATGGTGGACCGGCATCacccag CATATCAACATCTCCCTTCACCATTGGCTCAAGCAACACCACCAGCTTGAGCACCTCCCCAACCCAGTACCCCCCAAGCCACCCACTGTCTGGCTCCAAGCACCTCTGCTCCATATGTGGTGACCGGGCCTCAGGCAAACACTATGGCGTGTACAG TTGTGAAGGCTGCAAAGGATTCTTCAAGCGGACAGTGCGCAAGGACCTGACATATGCTTGTCGGGAAGAGAGATCATGCACCATCGACAAGAGACAGAGGAACCGTTGCCAGTATTGCCGGTACCAGAAGTGCTTGTCCAtggggatgaagagagaagcGGTCCAGGTAGGGGCAGTAGAG GAGGAGCGTCAGAGGACAAAAGGTGACAAAGGAGACGGGGACACAGAATCCTCCTGTGGCGCCATCTCGGACATGCCCATTGCCAGCATCCGGGAGGCTGAGCTCAGCGTGGATCCCATCGACGAGCAGCCACTGGACCAAGGG CAGGATGTGGTAAGCAATATCTGCCAGGCAGCTGATCGACATCTGGTGCAGCTGGTGGAGTGGGCCAAACATATCCCACACTTCACAGACCTTCCCATAGAAGACCAAGTTGTATTACTCAAGGCTG GCTGGAATGAGTTGCTCATTGCTTCATTCTCACACCGCAGCATGGGAGTAGAGGATGGCATTGTGCTGGCCACAGGCCTTGTG GTGCACAGAAGTAGTGCTCACCAGGCTGGGGTGGGAGCCATATTTGACCGTGTCTTGTCTGAGCTGGTGTCcaagatgaaagaaatgaagatggaTAAGACAGAATTGGGTTGTCTCCGCGCCATTGTCCTGTTCAACCCAG ATGCCAAAGGAGTGACCTGCTGCAGCGATGTGGAGATCCTGCGTGAGAAAGTGTATGCTGCCCTTGAGGAGTACACACGCACCACCTACCCAGATGAGCCCGGCCGCTTCCCCAAGCTGCTGCTCCGACTCCCTTCACTCAGGTCCATTGGACTCAAGTGTCTTGaatacctcttcttcttcaag CTCATTGGAGATACACCCCTGGATAGCTACTTGATGAAGATGCTGGTGGACAATCCAAGTCCCAGCAACACTTCCCCCACCAGCTAG
- the LOC135103850 gene encoding retinoic acid receptor RXR-alpha-B-like isoform X10, whose product MIMIKKEKPVMSVSSIIHGSQQRPWTPGEFGCGTIQAPAPPPLPPFVSPLQGVDIGMSGSLDRQSPLSVAPDTVSLLSPAPSFSNANGGPASPSISTSPFTIGSSNTTSLSTSPTQYPPSHPLSGSKHLCSICGDRASGKHYGVYSCEGCKGFFKRTVRKDLTYACREERSCTIDKRQRNRCQYCRYQKCLSMGMKREAVQVGAVEEERQRTKGDKGDGDTESSCGAISDMPIASIREAELSVDPIDEQPLDQGDVVSNICQAADRHLVQLVEWAKHIPHFTDLPIEDQVVLLKAGWNELLIASFSHRSMGVEDGIVLATGLVVHRSSAHQAGVGAIFDRVLSELVSKMKEMKMDKTELGCLRAIVLFNPDAKGVTCCSDVEILREKVYAALEEYTRTTYPDEPGRFPKLLLRLPSLRSIGLKCLEYLFFFKLIGDTPLDSYLMKMLVDNPSPSNTSPTS is encoded by the exons atgatTATGATCAAGAAAGAGAAGCCAGTTATGTCCGTTTCTTCCATCATCCACGGATCCCAGCAGCGGCCTTGGACTCCAG GTGAGTTTGGCTGTGGGACCATTCAggcgccagcaccaccaccactgcctccattTGTATCTCCACTGCAAG GTGTGGATATCGGCATGTCCGGCTCCCTGGATCGCCAGTCCCCCCTCAGCGTGGCGCCAGACACCgtgtcccttctctcccctgcGCCCAGCTTCTCCAATGCCAATGGTGGACCGGCATCacccag CATATCAACATCTCCCTTCACCATTGGCTCAAGCAACACCACCAGCTTGAGCACCTCCCCAACCCAGTACCCCCCAAGCCACCCACTGTCTGGCTCCAAGCACCTCTGCTCCATATGTGGTGACCGGGCCTCAGGCAAACACTATGGCGTGTACAG TTGTGAAGGCTGCAAAGGATTCTTCAAGCGGACAGTGCGCAAGGACCTGACATATGCTTGTCGGGAAGAGAGATCATGCACCATCGACAAGAGACAGAGGAACCGTTGCCAGTATTGCCGGTACCAGAAGTGCTTGTCCAtggggatgaagagagaagcGGTCCAGGTAGGGGCAGTAGAG GAGGAGCGTCAGAGGACAAAAGGTGACAAAGGAGACGGGGACACAGAATCCTCCTGTGGCGCCATCTCGGACATGCCCATTGCCAGCATCCGGGAGGCTGAGCTCAGCGTGGATCCCATCGACGAGCAGCCACTGGACCAAGGG GATGTGGTAAGCAATATCTGCCAGGCAGCTGATCGACATCTGGTGCAGCTGGTGGAGTGGGCCAAACATATCCCACACTTCACAGACCTTCCCATAGAAGACCAAGTTGTATTACTCAAGGCTG GCTGGAATGAGTTGCTCATTGCTTCATTCTCACACCGCAGCATGGGAGTAGAGGATGGCATTGTGCTGGCCACAGGCCTTGTG GTGCACAGAAGTAGTGCTCACCAGGCTGGGGTGGGAGCCATATTTGACCGTGTCTTGTCTGAGCTGGTGTCcaagatgaaagaaatgaagatggaTAAGACAGAATTGGGTTGTCTCCGCGCCATTGTCCTGTTCAACCCAG ATGCCAAAGGAGTGACCTGCTGCAGCGATGTGGAGATCCTGCGTGAGAAAGTGTATGCTGCCCTTGAGGAGTACACACGCACCACCTACCCAGATGAGCCCGGCCGCTTCCCCAAGCTGCTGCTCCGACTCCCTTCACTCAGGTCCATTGGACTCAAGTGTCTTGaatacctcttcttcttcaag CTCATTGGAGATACACCCCTGGATAGCTACTTGATGAAGATGCTGGTGGACAATCCAAGTCCCAGCAACACTTCCCCCACCAGCTAG
- the LOC135103850 gene encoding retinoic acid receptor RXR-alpha-B-like isoform X4 has translation MIMIKKEKPVMSVSSIIHGSQQRPWTPGEFGCGTIQAPAPPPLPPFVSPLQGVDIGMSGSLDRQSPLSVAPDTVSLLSPAPSFSNANGGPASPSISTSPFTIGSSNTTSLSTSPTQYPPSHPLSGSKHLCSICGDRASGKHYGVYSCEGCKGFFKRTVRKDLTYACREERSCTIDKRQRNRCQYCRYQKCLSMGMKREAVQEERQRTKGDKGDGDTESSCGAISDMPIASIREAELSVDPIDEQPLDQGVRPSNLCQVPLAAPETIDISEKSSFALPFHSVSEVNNVNPVQDVVSNICQAADRHLVQLVEWAKHIPHFTDLPIEDQVVLLKAGWNELLIASFSHRSMGVEDGIVLATGLVVHRSSAHQAGVGAIFDRVLSELVSKMKEMKMDKTELGCLRAIVLFNPDAKGVTCCSDVEILREKVYAALEEYTRTTYPDEPGRFPKLLLRLPSLRSIGLKCLEYLFFFKLIGDTPLDSYLMKMLVDNPSPSNTSPTS, from the exons atgatTATGATCAAGAAAGAGAAGCCAGTTATGTCCGTTTCTTCCATCATCCACGGATCCCAGCAGCGGCCTTGGACTCCAG GTGAGTTTGGCTGTGGGACCATTCAggcgccagcaccaccaccactgcctccattTGTATCTCCACTGCAAG GTGTGGATATCGGCATGTCCGGCTCCCTGGATCGCCAGTCCCCCCTCAGCGTGGCGCCAGACACCgtgtcccttctctcccctgcGCCCAGCTTCTCCAATGCCAATGGTGGACCGGCATCacccag CATATCAACATCTCCCTTCACCATTGGCTCAAGCAACACCACCAGCTTGAGCACCTCCCCAACCCAGTACCCCCCAAGCCACCCACTGTCTGGCTCCAAGCACCTCTGCTCCATATGTGGTGACCGGGCCTCAGGCAAACACTATGGCGTGTACAG TTGTGAAGGCTGCAAAGGATTCTTCAAGCGGACAGTGCGCAAGGACCTGACATATGCTTGTCGGGAAGAGAGATCATGCACCATCGACAAGAGACAGAGGAACCGTTGCCAGTATTGCCGGTACCAGAAGTGCTTGTCCAtggggatgaagagagaagcGGTCCAG GAGGAGCGTCAGAGGACAAAAGGTGACAAAGGAGACGGGGACACAGAATCCTCCTGTGGCGCCATCTCGGACATGCCCATTGCCAGCATCCGGGAGGCTGAGCTCAGCGTGGATCCCATCGACGAGCAGCCACTGGACCAAGGGGTGAGGCCTTCCAACCTTTGTCAAGTTCCACTCGCAGCACCTGAGACCATTGATATAAGTGAAAAGAGTAGCTTTGCATTACCTTTTCATTCTGTCAGTGAAGTTAACAACGTTAATCCAGTG CAGGATGTGGTAAGCAATATCTGCCAGGCAGCTGATCGACATCTGGTGCAGCTGGTGGAGTGGGCCAAACATATCCCACACTTCACAGACCTTCCCATAGAAGACCAAGTTGTATTACTCAAGGCTG GCTGGAATGAGTTGCTCATTGCTTCATTCTCACACCGCAGCATGGGAGTAGAGGATGGCATTGTGCTGGCCACAGGCCTTGTG GTGCACAGAAGTAGTGCTCACCAGGCTGGGGTGGGAGCCATATTTGACCGTGTCTTGTCTGAGCTGGTGTCcaagatgaaagaaatgaagatggaTAAGACAGAATTGGGTTGTCTCCGCGCCATTGTCCTGTTCAACCCAG ATGCCAAAGGAGTGACCTGCTGCAGCGATGTGGAGATCCTGCGTGAGAAAGTGTATGCTGCCCTTGAGGAGTACACACGCACCACCTACCCAGATGAGCCCGGCCGCTTCCCCAAGCTGCTGCTCCGACTCCCTTCACTCAGGTCCATTGGACTCAAGTGTCTTGaatacctcttcttcttcaag CTCATTGGAGATACACCCCTGGATAGCTACTTGATGAAGATGCTGGTGGACAATCCAAGTCCCAGCAACACTTCCCCCACCAGCTAG
- the LOC135103850 gene encoding retinoic acid receptor RXR-alpha-B-like isoform X5, with protein MIMIKKEKPVMSVSSIIHGSQQRPWTPGEFGCGTIQAPAPPPLPPFVSPLQGVDIGMSGSLDRQSPLSVAPDTVSLLSPAPSFSNANGGPASPSISTSPFTIGSSNTTSLSTSPTQYPPSHPLSGSKHLCSICGDRASGKHYGVYSCEGCKGFFKRTVRKDLTYACREERSCTIDKRQRNRCQYCRYQKCLSMGMKREAVQEERQRTKGDKGDGDTESSCGAISDMPIASIREAELSVDPIDEQPLDQGVRPSNLCQVPLAAPETIDISEKSSFALPFHSVSEVNNVNPVDVVSNICQAADRHLVQLVEWAKHIPHFTDLPIEDQVVLLKAGWNELLIASFSHRSMGVEDGIVLATGLVVHRSSAHQAGVGAIFDRVLSELVSKMKEMKMDKTELGCLRAIVLFNPDAKGVTCCSDVEILREKVYAALEEYTRTTYPDEPGRFPKLLLRLPSLRSIGLKCLEYLFFFKLIGDTPLDSYLMKMLVDNPSPSNTSPTS; from the exons atgatTATGATCAAGAAAGAGAAGCCAGTTATGTCCGTTTCTTCCATCATCCACGGATCCCAGCAGCGGCCTTGGACTCCAG GTGAGTTTGGCTGTGGGACCATTCAggcgccagcaccaccaccactgcctccattTGTATCTCCACTGCAAG GTGTGGATATCGGCATGTCCGGCTCCCTGGATCGCCAGTCCCCCCTCAGCGTGGCGCCAGACACCgtgtcccttctctcccctgcGCCCAGCTTCTCCAATGCCAATGGTGGACCGGCATCacccag CATATCAACATCTCCCTTCACCATTGGCTCAAGCAACACCACCAGCTTGAGCACCTCCCCAACCCAGTACCCCCCAAGCCACCCACTGTCTGGCTCCAAGCACCTCTGCTCCATATGTGGTGACCGGGCCTCAGGCAAACACTATGGCGTGTACAG TTGTGAAGGCTGCAAAGGATTCTTCAAGCGGACAGTGCGCAAGGACCTGACATATGCTTGTCGGGAAGAGAGATCATGCACCATCGACAAGAGACAGAGGAACCGTTGCCAGTATTGCCGGTACCAGAAGTGCTTGTCCAtggggatgaagagagaagcGGTCCAG GAGGAGCGTCAGAGGACAAAAGGTGACAAAGGAGACGGGGACACAGAATCCTCCTGTGGCGCCATCTCGGACATGCCCATTGCCAGCATCCGGGAGGCTGAGCTCAGCGTGGATCCCATCGACGAGCAGCCACTGGACCAAGGGGTGAGGCCTTCCAACCTTTGTCAAGTTCCACTCGCAGCACCTGAGACCATTGATATAAGTGAAAAGAGTAGCTTTGCATTACCTTTTCATTCTGTCAGTGAAGTTAACAACGTTAATCCAGTG GATGTGGTAAGCAATATCTGCCAGGCAGCTGATCGACATCTGGTGCAGCTGGTGGAGTGGGCCAAACATATCCCACACTTCACAGACCTTCCCATAGAAGACCAAGTTGTATTACTCAAGGCTG GCTGGAATGAGTTGCTCATTGCTTCATTCTCACACCGCAGCATGGGAGTAGAGGATGGCATTGTGCTGGCCACAGGCCTTGTG GTGCACAGAAGTAGTGCTCACCAGGCTGGGGTGGGAGCCATATTTGACCGTGTCTTGTCTGAGCTGGTGTCcaagatgaaagaaatgaagatggaTAAGACAGAATTGGGTTGTCTCCGCGCCATTGTCCTGTTCAACCCAG ATGCCAAAGGAGTGACCTGCTGCAGCGATGTGGAGATCCTGCGTGAGAAAGTGTATGCTGCCCTTGAGGAGTACACACGCACCACCTACCCAGATGAGCCCGGCCGCTTCCCCAAGCTGCTGCTCCGACTCCCTTCACTCAGGTCCATTGGACTCAAGTGTCTTGaatacctcttcttcttcaag CTCATTGGAGATACACCCCTGGATAGCTACTTGATGAAGATGCTGGTGGACAATCCAAGTCCCAGCAACACTTCCCCCACCAGCTAG
- the LOC135103850 gene encoding retinoic acid receptor RXR-alpha-B-like isoform X8, whose translation MIMIKKEKPVMSVSSIIHGSQQRPWTPGVDIGMSGSLDRQSPLSVAPDTVSLLSPAPSFSNANGGPASPSISTSPFTIGSSNTTSLSTSPTQYPPSHPLSGSKHLCSICGDRASGKHYGVYSCEGCKGFFKRTVRKDLTYACREERSCTIDKRQRNRCQYCRYQKCLSMGMKREAVQEERQRTKGDKGDGDTESSCGAISDMPIASIREAELSVDPIDEQPLDQGVRPSNLCQVPLAAPETIDISEKSSFALPFHSVSEVNNVNPVQDVVSNICQAADRHLVQLVEWAKHIPHFTDLPIEDQVVLLKAGWNELLIASFSHRSMGVEDGIVLATGLVVHRSSAHQAGVGAIFDRVLSELVSKMKEMKMDKTELGCLRAIVLFNPDAKGVTCCSDVEILREKVYAALEEYTRTTYPDEPGRFPKLLLRLPSLRSIGLKCLEYLFFFKLIGDTPLDSYLMKMLVDNPSPSNTSPTS comes from the exons atgatTATGATCAAGAAAGAGAAGCCAGTTATGTCCGTTTCTTCCATCATCCACGGATCCCAGCAGCGGCCTTGGACTCCAG GTGTGGATATCGGCATGTCCGGCTCCCTGGATCGCCAGTCCCCCCTCAGCGTGGCGCCAGACACCgtgtcccttctctcccctgcGCCCAGCTTCTCCAATGCCAATGGTGGACCGGCATCacccag CATATCAACATCTCCCTTCACCATTGGCTCAAGCAACACCACCAGCTTGAGCACCTCCCCAACCCAGTACCCCCCAAGCCACCCACTGTCTGGCTCCAAGCACCTCTGCTCCATATGTGGTGACCGGGCCTCAGGCAAACACTATGGCGTGTACAG TTGTGAAGGCTGCAAAGGATTCTTCAAGCGGACAGTGCGCAAGGACCTGACATATGCTTGTCGGGAAGAGAGATCATGCACCATCGACAAGAGACAGAGGAACCGTTGCCAGTATTGCCGGTACCAGAAGTGCTTGTCCAtggggatgaagagagaagcGGTCCAG GAGGAGCGTCAGAGGACAAAAGGTGACAAAGGAGACGGGGACACAGAATCCTCCTGTGGCGCCATCTCGGACATGCCCATTGCCAGCATCCGGGAGGCTGAGCTCAGCGTGGATCCCATCGACGAGCAGCCACTGGACCAAGGGGTGAGGCCTTCCAACCTTTGTCAAGTTCCACTCGCAGCACCTGAGACCATTGATATAAGTGAAAAGAGTAGCTTTGCATTACCTTTTCATTCTGTCAGTGAAGTTAACAACGTTAATCCAGTG CAGGATGTGGTAAGCAATATCTGCCAGGCAGCTGATCGACATCTGGTGCAGCTGGTGGAGTGGGCCAAACATATCCCACACTTCACAGACCTTCCCATAGAAGACCAAGTTGTATTACTCAAGGCTG GCTGGAATGAGTTGCTCATTGCTTCATTCTCACACCGCAGCATGGGAGTAGAGGATGGCATTGTGCTGGCCACAGGCCTTGTG GTGCACAGAAGTAGTGCTCACCAGGCTGGGGTGGGAGCCATATTTGACCGTGTCTTGTCTGAGCTGGTGTCcaagatgaaagaaatgaagatggaTAAGACAGAATTGGGTTGTCTCCGCGCCATTGTCCTGTTCAACCCAG ATGCCAAAGGAGTGACCTGCTGCAGCGATGTGGAGATCCTGCGTGAGAAAGTGTATGCTGCCCTTGAGGAGTACACACGCACCACCTACCCAGATGAGCCCGGCCGCTTCCCCAAGCTGCTGCTCCGACTCCCTTCACTCAGGTCCATTGGACTCAAGTGTCTTGaatacctcttcttcttcaag CTCATTGGAGATACACCCCTGGATAGCTACTTGATGAAGATGCTGGTGGACAATCCAAGTCCCAGCAACACTTCCCCCACCAGCTAG
- the LOC135103850 gene encoding retinoic acid receptor RXR-alpha-B-like isoform X18, whose translation MIMIKKEKPVMSVSSIIHGSQQRPWTPGVDIGMSGSLDRQSPLSVAPDTVSLLSPAPSFSNANGGPASPSISTSPFTIGSSNTTSLSTSPTQYPPSHPLSGSKHLCSICGDRASGKHYGVYSCEGCKGFFKRTVRKDLTYACREERSCTIDKRQRNRCQYCRYQKCLSMGMKREAVQEERQRTKGDKGDGDTESSCGAISDMPIASIREAELSVDPIDEQPLDQGDVVSNICQAADRHLVQLVEWAKHIPHFTDLPIEDQVVLLKAGWNELLIASFSHRSMGVEDGIVLATGLVVHRSSAHQAGVGAIFDRVLSELVSKMKEMKMDKTELGCLRAIVLFNPDAKGVTCCSDVEILREKVYAALEEYTRTTYPDEPGRFPKLLLRLPSLRSIGLKCLEYLFFFKLIGDTPLDSYLMKMLVDNPSPSNTSPTS comes from the exons atgatTATGATCAAGAAAGAGAAGCCAGTTATGTCCGTTTCTTCCATCATCCACGGATCCCAGCAGCGGCCTTGGACTCCAG GTGTGGATATCGGCATGTCCGGCTCCCTGGATCGCCAGTCCCCCCTCAGCGTGGCGCCAGACACCgtgtcccttctctcccctgcGCCCAGCTTCTCCAATGCCAATGGTGGACCGGCATCacccag CATATCAACATCTCCCTTCACCATTGGCTCAAGCAACACCACCAGCTTGAGCACCTCCCCAACCCAGTACCCCCCAAGCCACCCACTGTCTGGCTCCAAGCACCTCTGCTCCATATGTGGTGACCGGGCCTCAGGCAAACACTATGGCGTGTACAG TTGTGAAGGCTGCAAAGGATTCTTCAAGCGGACAGTGCGCAAGGACCTGACATATGCTTGTCGGGAAGAGAGATCATGCACCATCGACAAGAGACAGAGGAACCGTTGCCAGTATTGCCGGTACCAGAAGTGCTTGTCCAtggggatgaagagagaagcGGTCCAG GAGGAGCGTCAGAGGACAAAAGGTGACAAAGGAGACGGGGACACAGAATCCTCCTGTGGCGCCATCTCGGACATGCCCATTGCCAGCATCCGGGAGGCTGAGCTCAGCGTGGATCCCATCGACGAGCAGCCACTGGACCAAGGG GATGTGGTAAGCAATATCTGCCAGGCAGCTGATCGACATCTGGTGCAGCTGGTGGAGTGGGCCAAACATATCCCACACTTCACAGACCTTCCCATAGAAGACCAAGTTGTATTACTCAAGGCTG GCTGGAATGAGTTGCTCATTGCTTCATTCTCACACCGCAGCATGGGAGTAGAGGATGGCATTGTGCTGGCCACAGGCCTTGTG GTGCACAGAAGTAGTGCTCACCAGGCTGGGGTGGGAGCCATATTTGACCGTGTCTTGTCTGAGCTGGTGTCcaagatgaaagaaatgaagatggaTAAGACAGAATTGGGTTGTCTCCGCGCCATTGTCCTGTTCAACCCAG ATGCCAAAGGAGTGACCTGCTGCAGCGATGTGGAGATCCTGCGTGAGAAAGTGTATGCTGCCCTTGAGGAGTACACACGCACCACCTACCCAGATGAGCCCGGCCGCTTCCCCAAGCTGCTGCTCCGACTCCCTTCACTCAGGTCCATTGGACTCAAGTGTCTTGaatacctcttcttcttcaag CTCATTGGAGATACACCCCTGGATAGCTACTTGATGAAGATGCTGGTGGACAATCCAAGTCCCAGCAACACTTCCCCCACCAGCTAG